A genomic region of Helicoverpa zea isolate HzStark_Cry1AcR chromosome 8, ilHelZeax1.1, whole genome shotgun sequence contains the following coding sequences:
- the LOC124632218 gene encoding CREB-binding protein-like isoform X4, translating into MADEPPNKRPKMIGGPFQGPSDSAADGFSNLDMFDLEKDLPDELMGGAWGEQPGVTGPKPPAQGPGPGGQMSQQQQLNGDDPTAAMHRQINNHLIQQVFSQGNKGLVGHNNPLGLSNLGSKSPNLQSPPNVSVSKDLMGGMHPQLMPNTSHPNQLHSTMPMSSIQGGMNVANVGGNMIVTNSNMSGAGMLGSGIMNSVNKQLPTLIGANHHGTPPHHPHAQVQAMQNGPLSGRVGVGMQPNMRTALQHHPRMPAPGGGGHPLAPYQPPYAQSAQGPGPHVQRAPNAAQGVGVRFGPPADAGGGGAAQAVPPAPSPQTPGAPAGGQSQPQAATQAPSSQPPTASQQPTTGSIADPEKRKLIQQQLVLLLHAHKCQRRESQSNGETWQCTLPHCKTMKGVLNHMMSCQAGKNCAVPHCSSSRQIINHWKHCNKNDCPVCLPLKQADRTRNMNAAAVTHTAAGVSTGNVGVGGVGPVPGVGGVGGVGGVGGAGNAMGGVSQLGASVAPPAAPAPAPAPSTQGADMKRAYEALGIACPTSVSGMVGGAFPRAPLSRMPAPPRPGLPDVAVQQPMQSLFAQQPNDLQQQQQQQLMGGALQLPGGAVTANPVSGTKEWHHSITADLRNHLVHKLVQAIFPTPDPTAMLDKRMHNLVAYARKVEGDMYEMASTRSEYYHLLAEKIYKIQKELEEKRQKRKEQQLQAQQQQAAQQQQQQQQQQQQQQQQQQQVAQLQQQQQQQLQQPVSVMSGGGVLGVGPRPGGGGPLARPTLPAMGAQPALPAMRIPSPGIALSMPANRMTFQSNLVGPPGPSPNQMPQTPNGGSVGVGSVGNPGMSPFGQPMTSPAPNYPMQTNGPAPLASPGHPEQKVRILGGAVQSPFVNHAAFGRASASPPAGAAPGTPATPHALASPAPRHAPLSAHLAAITASAHADDSPPQDDGRVKQESDDVRIKEEPEEDCGGKGMRDETPDKDAERPDFNIKPEVKTEIKQEVKEEPGETSVGSVGETTGGERGVRRTFVFKPEELRVALMPTLEKLFRQDPESLPFRQPVDAQALGIPDYFDIVTKPIDLSTIKCKLDRGDYRDPWEYVDDVWLMFENAWLYNRKNSRVYRYCTKLSEVFELEIDPVMQSLGYCCGRKYTFNPQVLCCYGKQLCTIPRDAKYFSYQNSLKAYGVVSDRYTFCQKCFNDIQGDTVTLGDDPLQPQTTFTRRLICGEYFSAIKKDQFKEMKNDHLEQEPFVVCMDCGRKQHQICVLHHDSIWPQGFCCDNCLKKKAAKRKENKFSAKKLPTSKLGIYIETRVNNFLKKKEAGAGEVHIRVVASSDKMVEVKPGMRSRFVESGELCAEFPYRAKALFAFEEIDGTDICFFGMHVQEYGSESPSPNTRRVYIAYLDSVHFFQPRQYRTAVYHEILLGYLDYAKQLGYTMAHIWACPPSEGDDYIFHCHPPEQKIPKPKRLQEWYKKMLDKGIIERIILDYKDILKQAMEDNISSAAELPYFEGDFWPNVLEESIKELDQEEEEKRKQAEAAEAVSSEENEQGPDGKKKGQKKAKKSNKSKAAQRKNSKKQSDQQQGSDLSAKIFATMEKHKEVFFVIRLHSAQSAASLAPIQDPDPLINCDLMDGRDAFLTMARDRHYEFSSTRRARFSTLCMLYELHNQGTDKFVYTCNSCKSHVETRYHCTVCDDFDLCVPCHEKEGHPHKMEKLGLDIDVGSSPGDMKQANPQEARKLSIQRCIQSLVHACQCRDANCRLPSCQKMKRVVTHTKICRRKTKGDCPICKQLIALCCYHAKHCQETKCSVPFCSSIKQKLKQQQVQQRVQQAKLLRRRMAAMNTRGAAPPSPPPAAALASPPPSKPATHALPHNVQKALQQVQEEAARQQAPSYGKQAAMGPPGGGAEWAARYRAPPPLHHAPLAPHLARLPPHAQHHPHPHAQQQLQQQRAGAPATQQAQPQVHQKALQQLMATLRSPTSHNQQQEILQILKSNPPLMAAFIKQRQNAQNQQQAAGGVGGVGPVGGVGTVSGVGGVGGVCGVGGVGLQQQQPQLSHMMQPQQQRLQQMHQMLPQQTQVGGVSGVGGVGGVGLGGVGGGGAGVGVAGGMAHGGAGWFKGGVGGNMMGMRGAYAGGVGPGAAAAGGTARLGGARYAFGAVGAARSPPATPSPRPPTPSELLLLRQSPAPAAPLQPPDDQLPPMTPQDQLTKFVEQL; encoded by the exons ATGGCCGATGAGCCGCCTAACAAGCGGCCTAAAATGATCGGGGGCCCTTTTCAGGGTCCCTCGGACTCCGCGG cAGATGGGTTTTCTAACCTTGACATGTTCGACCTTGAAAAGGACCTCCCAGATGAGTTGATGGGAGGTGCTTGGGGTGAACAGCCCGGAGTCACGGGCCCCAAGCCCCCAGCACAGGGACCGGGGCCTGGGGGACAAATGTCCCAACAGCAACAGCTCAATGGAGATGATCCAACGGCTGCTATGCACAGACAAATCAACAATCACCTTATACAACAA GTCTTTTCACAGGGCAACAAAGGCTTAGTAGGCCACAACAATCCATTAGGATTGAGTAATTTAGGTAGTAAGAGTCCAAACTTACAGTCACCTCCCAATGTGTCTGTATCCAAGGACCTCATGGGTGGCATGCACCCGCAACTAATGCCAAATACGAGTCATCCAAATCAACTGCACTCCACCATGCCGATGAGTTCGATCCAAGGAGGAATGAACGTGGCCAACGTCGGCGGGAACATGATAGTGACCAATAGCAATATGTCGGGCGCTGGCATGCTCGGAAGCGGGATCATGAATAGCGTGAACAAACAGCTGCCCACTTTGATTGGCGCCAACCATCACGGGACGCCGCCCCACCATCCGCATGCACAG GTACAGGCGATGCAAAACGGTCCGTTGAGTGGGCGTGTCGGAGTCGGCATGCAGCCCAACATGCGCACCGCGTTGCAACATCATCCGCGCATGCCTGCGCCGGGCGGCGGCGGCCACCCGCTCGCGCCCTACCAGCCGCCCTACGCGCAGTCGGCGCAGGGGCCCGGGCCGCACGTGCAGCGCGCGCCCAACGCGGCGCAGGGCGTGGGCGTGCGCTTCGGGCCCCCGGCCgacgcgggcggcggcggcgcggcgcaggCCGTGCCCCCCGCGCCGTCGCCGCAGACGCCGGGCGCGCCGGCCGGCGGCCAGTCGCAGCCGCAGGCCGCCACGCAGGCGCCCTCCTCGCAACCCCCGACCGCCTCGCAGCAGCCTACCACCGGCTCCATCGCCGACCCGGAGAAAAGGAAACTTATCCAACAGCAATTAGTACTATTGTTGCACGCACACAAGTGCCAGCGACGAGAGTCACAATCGAATGGAGAGACGTGGCAGTGCACGTTACCGCACTGCAAGACTATGAAAGGTGTTCTCAACCATATGATGTCGTGTCAG GCCGGCAAAAATTGTGCGGTACCTCACTGCTCATCATCAAGACAAATCATAAATCATTGGAAACATTGTAATAAGAATGACTGTCCGGTTTGTTTGCCGCTGAAGCAAGCCGATAGGACTAGAAATATGAATG CAGCGGCAGTGACCCATACAGCAGCGGGAGTGAGTACCGGCAACGTCGGAGTCGGTGGCGTGGGCCCCGTGCCCGGGGTGGGCGGAGTCGGCGGCGTGGGCGGGGTGGGCGGCGCGGGGAACGCCATGGGCGGCGTGAGCCAGCTGGGGGCCAGCGTGGCGCCCCCCGCGGCGCCGGCCCCCGCGCCGGCCCCCAGCACGCAGGGCGCCGACATGAAGCGCGCGTACGAGGCGCTGGGCATCGCGTGCCCCACGTCGGTGTCGGGCATGGTGGGCGGCGCCTTCCCGCGGGCGCCGCTGTCGCGCATGCCGGCGCCGCCGCGCCCCGGCCTGCCCGACGTGGCCGTGCAGCAGCCCATGCAGTCGCTGTTCGCGCAGCAGCCCAACGACCTGCAGCAGCAGCAACAGCAGCAGTTG ATGGGAGGCGCACTTCAGCTACCCGGCGGAGCCGTAACCGCCAACCCAGTATCCGGCACCAAAGAGTGGCACCATTCTATTACGGCTGATCTCAGAAACCACCTCGTACACAAACT GGTGCAAGCGATATTTCCCACACCTGACCCGACTGCAATGTTAGATAAGCGAATGCATAATCTAGTCGCATACGCGAGAAAAGTCGAAGGCGATATGTACGAGATGGCCAGCACGCGATCAGAGTACTATCATCTACTTGCCGAAAAGatatacaaaatacagaaagaACTCGAGGAAAAGAGACAAAAACGGAAGGAGCAGCAATTGCAAGCTCAACAGCAACAGGCAGCGCAACAGCAGCAGCAACAGCAACAAcaacagcagcagcagcagcaacaacagCAGCAAGTTGCGCAATTGCAacagcagcaacaacaacagTTGCAGCAACCTGTGAGCGTCATGTCAGGTGGTGGCGTACTCGGAGTGGGGCCGCGGCCGGGCGGCGGCGGTCCACTCGCCAGGCCGACGCTGCCAGCCATGGGAGCTCAACCCGCCTTGCCTGCCATGCGGATTCCCTCACCAGGAATCGCGCTATCCATGCCCGCCAACCGCATGACCTTCCAGTCCAACCTCGTGGGGCCGCCCGGACCGAGCCCCAACCAGATGCCGCAGACGCCGAACGGTGGCAGCGTAGGCGTCGGGAGCGTGGGCAACCCGGGCATGTCGCCGTTCGGGCAGCCGATGACGTCGCCGGCGCCGAACTACCCCATGCAGACGAACGGGCCGGCGCCGCTGGCGTCGCCGGGGCACCCCGAGCAGAAGGTGCGCATCCTGGGCGGCGCCGTGCAGAGCCCCTTCGTGAACCACGCGGCGTTCGGGCGCGCGTCGGCGTCGCCGCCCGCCGGCGCGGCGCCCGGCACGCCCGCCACGCCGCACGCGCTGGcctcgcccgcgccgcgccacgCGCCGCTGTCCGCGCACCTCGCCGCCATCACCGCCTCCGCGCACGCTGACGACAG TCCACCACAAGACGACGGACGCGTCAAACAAGAATCGGACGACGTCCGGATCAAGGAGGAACCAGAAGAGGATTGTGGAGGCAAAGGCATGCGCGATGAAACCCCAGACAAGGACGCGGAACGACCAGACTTCAACATCAAACCCGAAGTCAAGACTGAGATCAAACAAGAAGTTAAGGAAGAACCTGGAGAGACCAGTGTGGGGAGCGTCGGGGAGACGACAGGAGGGGAGAGGGGGGTGAGGAGAACCTTCGTGTTCAAACCCGAAGAGCTCCGAGTGGCGCTCATGCCTACGTTAGAGAAATTATTCCGTCAGGACCCCGAGTCCCTCCCCTTCCGACAACCTGTAGACGCTCAAGCGCTGGGCATCCCCGACTACTTCGACATTGTGACCAAACCCATAGACTTGTCGACAATCAAGTGTAAGCTAGACCGAGGTGACTACAGAGATCCCTGGGAGTATGTGGACGACGTGTGGCTCATGTTTGAGAACGCGTGGCTTTACAATCGCAAGAATTCTAGAGTTTATAGATATTGTACTAAG ctTTCGGAAGTGTTCGAGCTAGAAATAGACCCTGTAATGCAAAGCTTGGGATACTGTTGTGGTAGAAAGTACACCTTCAACCCTCAAGTGCTGTGCTGCTATGGAAAGCAGCTCTGTACCATACCCAGGGACGCTAAATACTTCAGTTACCAGAATAG TCTAAAAGCGTATGGGGTTGTCTCCGATAGATACACCTTCTGCCAGAAATGCTTCAATGACATCCAGGGCGACACCGTTACGCTCGGCGATGACCCGCTGCAGCCACAAAC AACTTTCACACGAAGACTGATATGCGGTGAATATTTCAGTGCAATCAAGAAGGATCAATTCAAAGAAATGAAGAATGATCACCTAGAACAAGAACCATTTGTTGTGTGTATGGATTGTGGGAGGAAGCAGCACCAGATATGTGTGTTGCACCACGATTCAATATGGCCCCAGGGCTTCTGCTGTGATAATTGTTTGAAGAAGAAAGCGGCTAAACGGAAAGAGAACAAATTCTCGGCTAAGAAACTTCCTACTTCCAAACTTGGCATTTATATTGAAACAAGAGTCAATAATTTCCTTAAGAAAAAAGAGGCTGGCGCTGGTGAAGTGCATATCAGGGTGGTAGCATCGTCTGATAAG ATGGTGGAAGTGAAACCCGGGATGAGGTCGAGATTCGTAGAATCTGGTGAACTATGCGCCGAGTTCCCGTATCGGGCTAAAGCGTTGTTTGCATTTGAAGAGATCGATGGAACCGATATTTGTTTCTTTGGCATGCACGTGCAG GAATACGGCAGTGAAAGTCCGTCACCGAACACGAGGCGTGTTTACATAGCATATCTAGACTCTGTACATTTCTTCCAACCCCGGCAGTACAGGACTGCCGTCTACCACGAGATTTTATTAGGATATTTAGACTACGCCAAGCAGTTGGGCTACACAATGGCCCACATCTGGGCATGTCCGCCCTCAGAAGGTGACGACTATATCTTCCACTGCCATCCACCCGAACAAAAAATTCCTAAACCTAAAAGGTTACAAGAGTGGTATAAGAAAATGTTAGATAAGGGAATCATAGAAAGGATAATACTAGATTATAAAGACATATTGAAGCAAGCTATGGAGGACAATATCTCGTCAGCGGCGGAGCTGCCTTACTTCGAAGGCGACTTCTGGCCCAACGTCCTTGAGGAGTCCATCAAGGAGTTGGATCAGGAGGAGGAGGAGAAGAGGAAGCAGGCCGAAGCCGCCGAGGCAGTG TCCTCTGAGGAGAATGAGCAAGGTCCTGACGGTAAGAAGAAGGGTCAGAAGAAGGCCAAGAAGTCGAACAAGTCGAAGGCTGCGCAGCGCAAGAACAGCAAGAAGCAGAGCGACCAGCAGCAGGGCAGTGATCTCAGTGCAAAGATATTCGCCACCATGGAGAAGCACAAGGAAGTGTTCTTCGTTATTAGGCTACATTCCGCACAATCTGCTGCCAGCTTAGCG CCCATCCAAGACCCGGACCCGCTAATCAACTGCGACCTGATGGACGGTCGCGACGCGTTCCTGACGATGGCCCGCGACCGCCACTACGAGTTCTCGTCCACCCGCCGCGCCCGCTTCTCCACGCTGTGCATGCTGTACGAGCTGCACAACCAGGGCACCGACAAGTTCGTCTACACCTGCAACAGCTGCAAGTCGCACGTGGAGACGCGCTACCACTGCACCGTCTGCGACGACTTCGACCTCTGCGTGCCCTGCCACGAGAAGGAGGGCCATCCCCACAAGATGGAGAAGCTCGGCCTCGACATCGACGTGGGCTCCTCGCCCGGCGACATGAAGCAGGCCAACCCGCAGGAGGCCCGCAAGCTGTCCATCCAGCGCTGCATCCAGTCCCTGGTGCACGCCTGCCAGTGCCGCGACGCCAACTGCCGCCTGCCGTCCTGCCAGAAGATGAAGCGAGTCGTCACGCACACCAAGATCTGCCGCCGCAAGACCAAGGGCGACTGCCCCATCTGCAAGCAGCTCATCGCGTTGTGTTGTTACCACGCGAAACACTGCCAGGAGACCAAGTGTTCGGTGCCTTTCTGCAGCAGCATCAAGCAGAAGCTGAAGCAGCAACAAGTGCAACAGAGGGTACAGCAGGCCAAGCTGTTGCGCAGACGTATGGCGGCCATGAACACGCGGGGGGCGGCGCCGCCGTCCCCGCCCCCCGCGGCCGCGCTGGCGTCGCCGCCTCCCTCCAAGCCTGCCACGCATGCGCTACCTCACAATGTGCAGAAAGCGTTGCAGCAG GTACAAGAGGAAGCGGCGCGCCAACAAGCGCCGTCGTACGGGAAGCAGGCGGCGATGGGTCcgccgggcggcggcgcggagtGGGCGGCGCGGTAccgggcgccgccgccgctgcacCACGCGCCGCTCGCGCCGCACCTCGCGCGCCTGCCGCCGCACGCGCAGCACCACCCGCACCCGCACGCGCAGCAACAGTTACAA CAGCAGCGAGCTGGTGCTCCGGCGACGCAGCAGGCGCAGCCGCAGGTGCACCAGAAAGCGCTGCAGCAACTCATGGCCACGCTGCGCTCGCCCACCAGCCACAACCAGCAGCAGGAGATCCTGCAGATCCTCAAGTCCAACCCGCCGCTCATGGCCGCCTTCATCAAGCAGAGACAA AACGCCCAAAACCAGCAACAGGCAGCGGGCGGTGTCGGCGGCGTGGGGCCCGTGGGAGGCGTGGGCACGGTCAGCGGGGTCGGCGGAGTGGGCGGCGTCTGCGGCGTGGGCGGCGTCGGCCTGCAGCAGCAGCAGCCGCAGCTCTCGCACATGATGCAGCCGCAGCAACAGCGGCTGCAGCAGATGCATCAGATGCTGCCGCAGCAGACACAA GTTGGTGGTGTGTCTGGTGTCGGCGGCGTCGGAGGAGTGGGCCTGGGCGGcgtgggcggcggcggcgcgggcgtggGCGTGGCCGGCGGCATGGCGCACGGTGGCGCGGGCTGGTTCAAGGGCGGCGTGGGCGGCAACATGATGGGCATGCGCGGCGCGTACGCGGGCGGCGTGGGgccgggcgcggcggcggcgggcgggacGGCGCGGCTGGGCGGGGCGCGGTACGCGTTCGGCGCGGTGGGCGCGGCGCGGTCGCCGCCCGCCACGCCGTCGCCGCGGCCGCCGACGCCGTCGGAGCTGCTGCTGCTGCGGCAGTCGCCGGCCCCCGCGGCGCCGCTGCAGCCGCCGGACGACCAGCTGCCGCCGATGACGCCGCAGGACCAGCTGACGAAGTTCGTGGAACAGTTGTAG